Genomic segment of Polycladomyces abyssicola:
CCACTACCGGATAATATTCTCGTTTCAAATCCAGTGCAAGCTCATGAAATCCACGTTCCTCGGCTTCCTGTTGCATGGCCCGTTTCGTGGCTTCATCCCGAAAAACGGTATCGGCAAACACAATTCTTCCGCCTGGCCGGAGCCGACGCGCGAAATCCCGAAGCGCCCTGTCTTTTTCGTCATCCGTCAGATGGTGAAACGCATACGTACTGACAATCCCGTCCACGGGCGGAAGACCGTCCGGAACGTGCAGAAAATGCCCTTCATAGAGCTCCAGATCCGGCAGTTTGCTTTTCGCCTTTTCCCGCATGGCAGCAGACGGTTCAATCCCGATCACACGGTATCCCGCCGCCAGGAGCAAACGTGACAAATTGCCGGTACCGACACCGAATTCCATCACGACACTCCCTTTGGGAAGGGAGAGCGATTCTACCACTGTCTTCAAAATATCGGCATATCCCTCAAACACCTCGATATATTCCGGATGACCGCCGGATACAGCATGATCGTAATCCTCGGCCCATTGATCGAACAAATCGTTAAAACGCGGTTCGTTTGTCATCACATGGCCTCCTCGGCAAATATTCCTTAATCCTATCGAATTAGTCAGTTTTCCAAGTGGAATCTTAACACCATCCATTGTTCCCATCAATGGAAAAAAACGCATGCCCCCAAGGTTGCGTGGATTCAAAACTCGACGGACACGCTCTCAACATTTTGTCACATCAACCATTTTCCCCCTTGTCAACAATCCAAATTGATGGCATCATAAATCTTACATAATCACTCGGA
This window contains:
- a CDS encoding class I SAM-dependent methyltransferase, translating into MTNEPRFNDLFDQWAEDYDHAVSGGHPEYIEVFEGYADILKTVVESLSLPKGSVVMEFGVGTGNLSRLLLAAGYRVIGIEPSAAMREKAKSKLPDLELYEGHFLHVPDGLPPVDGIVSTYAFHHLTDDEKDRALRDFARRLRPGGRIVFADTVFRDEATKRAMQQEAEERGFHELALDLKREYYPVVERLESAFRQAGLTVCLKQLNRYVWLMVAEQRGGNPG